The following are encoded together in the Daucus carota subsp. sativus chromosome 5, DH1 v3.0, whole genome shotgun sequence genome:
- the LOC108223412 gene encoding scarecrow-like protein 14: MVMDPGYNDTSGAINDFDFGDEMILPGFDQSTNIVNGFKLNDDYVDLSFLDIPDRPVEHRPGYANNNSSSGSSEVNSPDEFSDGVLKFLNQILMEEKIDEKPSMFHDPLALQEAEKSFYEVLGKQYPQQTFQPPADIYQSVESVSDYFAGSSSEASTSSGNSVGNNHYEHSQWAGDSLDLRSSIQHNQPSQYLSFSNMESRPERTVASENSFNNNINGSMDYSMSTHVISNIFNDKDSMLQFKKGMEEASKFLPSIPQIVVNLDNYALPSDTKEGHPAVQVKVEMDEISPSSSRGRKQYQRQDSLSEEDERSSKQMAVYEEEVELSEMFDKVLLLGPSCGKEEPIEGSAVAHLDNVTTRGAKGAKSRSVNIDNNTESVDLRTLLISCAQSVAADDRKTAYEQLKLIRQHASASGDASQRLAVIFANGLEARMAGTGTQLYAALSSKRISAIEKLKAFQVYLSACPFTKISVFFANNMIMDMASNASTLHIIDFGIQYGFQWPVFIQILSRRPGGPPKLRITGIELPQPGFRPAEYMEATGRRLRSYCERFNVPFEYNPIATQNWETITVEDLKVDSNEFVAVNCCLRFRNLLDETVVVNNPRDAVLKLVRKVNPNIFVQAVVNGSYSASFFGTRFREALFHYSALFDIFDTTIPRDDPQRLNFEREFCGREVMNVVACEGVERVERPETYKQWTVRNNKAGFKILPLDRKLLKKLSYKVRAGYHKDFVFDDDGQWMVVGWKGRILYATSAWVPA; encoded by the coding sequence ATGGTTATGGATCCCGGCTACAATGATACGTCTGGTGCTATAAATGATTTCGATTTCGGAGATGAGATGATTTTACCTGGTTTTGATCAGTCCACAAATATTGTGAATGGGTTTAAGCTTAATGATGATTATGTAGATCTTAGTTTCTTGGATATTCCTGACCGTCCGGTTGAGCATCGTCCGGGTTATGCTAATAATAACTCGTCTTCTGGGAGTTCTGAAGTGAATTCTCCGGATGAGTTTTCGGATGGTGTGCTCAAGTTTCTTAATCAGATACTTATGGAAGAGAAGATTGATGAGAAGCCGTCTATGTTTCATGATCCTCTGGCTTTACAAGAGGCTGAGAAGTCTTTTTATGAAGTTCTTGGCAAGCAATATCCTCAGCAGACTTTTCAGCCCCCAGCTGATATTTATCAAAGTGTTGAAAGTGTGAGTGATTACTTTGCTGGAAGCTCGAGTGAGGCCAGTACTAGCAGCGGTAATAGTGTTGGGAATAATCACTATGAGCATTCTCAGTGGGCTGGTGATTCTCTAGATTTGAGATCATCGATTCAGCACAATCAACCATCACAATACTTATCTTTTTCCAACATGGAGAGCAGGCCAGAGCGGACAGTAGCTTCAGAAAACAGCTTCAATAACAATATTAATGGCTCAATGGACTATTCGATGAGTACCCATGTCATTTCAAATATCTTTAATGACAAAGATTCTATGTTGCAGTTCAAGAAAGGAATGGAGGAAGCTAGTAAATTCCTTCCTAGCATTCCTCAGATAGTTGTTAACTTGGATAACTATGCTTTACCTTCAGACACGAAAGAAGGGCATCCTGCAGTTCAAGTGAAGGTCGAAATGGATGAAATCTCACCGAGCAGCTCAAGGGGGAGGAAGCAGTATCAGCGTCAGGATAGTTTGTCGGAAGAGGATGAGAGGAGCAGCAAACAGATGGCAGTTTATGAGGAAGAAGTTGAGTTATCAGAAATGTTTGATAAAGTTTTGTTATTGGGACCATCATGTGGCAAGGAAGAACCAATTGAAGGAAGCGCAGTTGCGCATCTTGATAATGTTACAACCCGTGGAGCAAAAGGGGCCAAGAGTCGTTCTGTGAATATAGACAATAATACTGAATCTGTAGATCTGAGGACTCTTCTGATCAGTTGTGCACAATCTGTTGCTGCTGATGATCGAAAGACTGCATATGAACAATTAAAGCTGATTAGACAGCACGCATCTGCCTCTGGAGATGCATCTCAAAGACTGGCTGTTATCTTTGCAAATGGCCTTGAGGCGCGTATGGCTGGCACTGGTACTCAGTTATATGCAGCATTATCATCCAAGAGGATCTCGGCTATAGAGAAGTTGAAAGCATTCCAAGTATACCTCTCAGCCTGCCCGTTCACGAAGATATCAGTTTTCTTTGCAAATAATATGATTATGGACATGGCATCAAATGCTTCAACACTTCACATTATTGATTTTGGCATTCAGTATGGATTTCAGTGGCCTGTTTTTATCCAAATTCTCTCAAGAAGACCTGGGGGACCACCGAAGCTTCGTATCACTGGAATAGAATTGCCCCAACCTGGTTTCAGGCCAGCGGAATATATGGAGGCGACAGGGCGTCGTTTGCGAAGTTATTGTGAGCGTTTTAATGTTCCCTTTGAGTACAATCCCATAGCGACTCAAAACTGGGAGACAATAACTGTGGAGGACCTCAAGGTTGACAGCAACGAATTTGTTGCCGTTAATTGTTGTTTGCGGTTTAGAAACCTACTTGATGAGACTGTTGTGGTGAATAATCCAAGGGATGCTGTTCTTAAATTAGTGAGGAAGGTAAACCCAAATATATTTGTGCAGGCTGTTGTTAACGGGTCCTATAGTGCATCATTCTTTGGCACAAGGTTCCGAGAGGCACTCTTCCACTATTCTGCATTGTTTGATATATTTGATACTACTATACCTCGTGACGATCCACAAAGGTTGAACTTTGAGAGAGAATTTTGTGGGCGTGAGGTCATGAATGTTGTTGCATGTGAGGGTGTAGAAAGGGTTGAAAGGCCCGAGACATATAAGCAGTGGACGGTCCGCAATAATAAGGCAGGTTTTAAAATTCTTCCATTAGACCGGAAACTCCTTAAGAAGCTAAGTTATAAGGTAAGGGCAGGCTATCACAAAGATTTTGTTTTTGATGATGATGGTCAGTGGATGGTGGTTGGGTGGAAAGGTAGAATTCTCTATGCCACTTCTGCTTGGGTGCCCGCGTGA
- the LOC108222221 gene encoding scarecrow-like protein 14 gives MVMDSQYADFSDVLNGFEFGDGILLPGFDSSPDLGNGFKFSDEIALPGFNSVVNSFNGIKFRDELDFGFLDIPNPPDEPGYATTISPTGSSELDSPDENELSDGMLKFLDEILMEDVIDERPSMFHDPLALQASEKSFNEVVSKKYPSSPYGQMDIYQGVESPDDYFSRSPSENSTSSGGTSSENYFEPLQSVADSGGPESSNVQNLTQEDFTSNPGSRLPWSVIPDNSFSNNINGDMNAAVSTQAVQSIFSERESILQFQRGMEEANKFLPDISQLLVNLDNYKLPTKAKEVPPAIQVKIEKDEEISPSSSRRRKHYLRQDSMIEDERSSKQSAVYDEEVELSEMFDKVLLYEPGCGKEEPIEWNPVSPLENGPTHEYDGSRSHSTITENYSEAVDLRTLLINCAQSVACEDRKTAYEQLKLIREHSSASGDASQRLGFIFANGLEARMTGTGSQLYAAALSSRRRISATEMLKAYQAYLSACPFKKTSVLFSNKMILEKASNATTLHIIDFGIQYGFQWPVLIQLLSKRPGGPPKLRITGIELPQPGFRPAEYMEATGRRLQSYCQRFNVSFEYNPIARQKWETITVEDLKIEKNEVVAVNCFLRFENLLDESVVVNNPRDAVLKLIRQVNPAIFVQAIVNGSYSAPFFVTRFREALYHYSSFLDLLDTNIPSDNQQRLDFEREFCGREVMNVVACEGVERVERPERYNQWQIRNTRAGFKLHPLNKELVKKLKEKVKLDFHKDFVFDEDSEWILVGWKGRILHAVSAWVPA, from the coding sequence ATGGTGATGGATTCGCAATACGCTGATTTTTCTGATGTACTAAATGGGTTTGAATTTGGGGATGGGATTCTTTTGCCTGGTTTTGATTCGTCCCCGGATCTTGGCAATGGGTTCAAGTTTAGCGATGAGATTGCTTTGCCTGGTTTTAATTCGGTTGTGAATTCTTTTAACGGAATTAAGTTTAGGGATGAGCTTGATTTTGGTTTCTTGGATATTCCTAACCCTCCTGATGAACCTGGTTATGCTACTACTATTTCACCTACGGGTAGCTCGGAACTGGACTCTCCTGATGAGAATGAATTATCTGATGGTATGTTGAAGTTTCTTGACGAGATTCTCATGGAAGATGTAATTGACGAGAGGCCTTCTATGTTTCATGATCCGTTGGCATTGCAAGCATCAGAGAAGTCTTTCAATGAAGTAGTTAGCAAGAAATATCCTTCTTCGCCCTATGGGCAGATGGATATCTACCAAGGTGTTGAAAGTCCAGATGATTATTTTAGCAGAAGCCCGAGTGAGAACAGTACCAGCAGTGGTGGTACTAGTAGTGAAAACTACTTTGAGCCTCTTCAGTCAGTTGCTGACTCGGGTGGCCCAGAATCATCTAATGTGCAAAATCTAACTCAAGAAGACTTTACTTCTAATCCGGGGAGCAGATTACCGTGGTCAGTAATACCTGATAACAGCTTCAGTAATAACATTAATGGAGATATGAACGCTGCTGTTAGCACCCAGGCTGTTCAAAGTATATTTAGTGAAAGGGAGTCTATATTGCAGTTCCAGAGAGGAATGGAGGAAGCTAATAAATTCCTTCCTGACATTTCTCAGTTGCTTGTTAACTTGGATAACTATAAGTTACCAACAAAAGCAAAAGAAGTCCCCCCTGCAATTCAAGTGAAGATAGAAAAGGATGAGGAGATATCACCTAGCAGCTCAAGGAGACGGAAGCATTATCTCCGGCAGGATAGTATGATTGAAGATGAGAGAAGCAGCAAGCAATCAGCAGTTTACGATGAAGAAGTTGAGTTATCAGAAATGTTCGACAAAGTTCTGCTCTACGAGCCAGGCTGTGGCAAGGAAGAACCTATTGAATGGAACCCGGTCTCTCCTCTTGAAAATGGTCCAACACATGAATATGATGGTAGCAGGAGTCATTCTACAATTACAGAAAATTATAGTGAAGCGGTAGATCTAAGGACTCTCCTGATCAATTGTGCACAATCAGTTGCTTGTGAGGATCGCAAGACTGCATATGAACAGCTAAAGTTGATTAGGGAGCACTCATCTGCCTCTGGGGATGCATCACAGAGATTGGGTTTTATCTTTGCTAACGGCCTTGAGGCACGCATGACAGGCACAGGCTCTCAGTTATATGCAGCAGCCTTATCATCCAGGAGGAGGATCTCAGCTACCGAGATGTTAAAAGCATATCAAGCATATCTCTCAGCCTGTCCATTTAAAAAGACGTCAGttcttttttctaataaaatgatTCTGGAGAAAGCGTCAAATGCCACGACACTTCATATTATCGATTTTGGTATACAGTATGGTTTCCAGTGGCCAGTACTTATCCAACTTCTCTCAAAGAGACCAGGTGGACCGCCAAAGCTTCGAATTACTGGAATAGAGTTGCCCCAGCCTGGTTTCAGACCAGCAGAATATATGGAAGCAACAGGTCGTCGACTACAAAGTTATTGCCAGCGTTTTAATGTTTCATTCGAGTACAATCCCATAGCCCGCCAGAAATGGGAAACAATTACTGTGGAGGACCTCAAGATTGAGAAAAATGAAGTTGTTGCTGTAAATTGTTTCCTACGGTTTGAAAACCTACTTGATGAGTCTGTTGTAGTGAACAACCCAAGGGATGCTGTTCTTAAATTGATCAGGCAAGTAAACCCGGCTATATTTGTGCAGGCTATTGTCAATGGATCATACAGTGCACCGTTTTTTGTGACTCGGTTCCGTGAGGCTCTCTACCATTATTCTTCTTTCCTTGATTTACTTGATACAAATATACCCAGTGACAATCAACAGAGATTGGATTTTGAGAGAGAGTTCTGTGGCCGTGAGGTTATGAATGTTGTTGCATGTGAGGGTGTGGAAAGGGTTGAAAGGCCTGAGAGATATAACCAGTGGCAGATCCGCAATACGAGGGCTGGTTTCAAACTTCATCCGTTGAACAAAGAACTCGTGAAAAAGCTGAAGGAGAAGGTTAAGTTGGATTTTCACAAAGATTTTGTTTTTGATGAAGATTCTGAGTGGATATTGGTTGGGTGGAAGGGTCGAATCCTCCATGCTGTTTCTGCTTGGGTACCCGCATAG